One window from the genome of Megalobrama amblycephala isolate DHTTF-2021 linkage group LG4, ASM1881202v1, whole genome shotgun sequence encodes:
- the LOC125266160 gene encoding uncharacterized protein LOC125266160, producing the protein MVKDLTAVCSKGGFQLSKWMSNSRKVLASIPEERLSKATKDLNLDKDNLPVERTLGLHWCVESDAFMFKIAISERPHTRRGILSVISSIYDPLGFLSPLLLPSKLLLQELCRRNIGWDNEMPQSLLCQWSEWLQDLNKVAMVKVDRCIKPKEFGKIELAQLHHFSDASECGYGTVSYLRLEDENKEVRLSFMLGKSRVAPLKQITIPRLELAAAVLAVKIDKMLKKELQLDLAKSVFWTDSQTVLKYIANDAKRFHTFDKTNRVSVIRDATDVVQWRHIGTKLNPADDASRGMSIEHFLKANRWIQGPDFLLDVPEKWPHSYIDRGLKDDPEVKKDTVVVAAISKCSDSATHQLLNSFSDWRKLKTAVAWVLKFKEVLLKLKQHRKFIPVLIYFWD; encoded by the coding sequence ATGGTTAAAGACTTAACTGCAGTCTGTTCTAAAGGAGGATTCCAGCTATCCAAATGGATGAGTAATAGCCGTAAGGTATTAGCAAGTATTCCAGAAGAACGTCTGTCAAAAGCAACCAAAGATCTCAACCTGGATAAAGACAATCTGCCTGTAGAAAGAACGCTTGGGTTGCACTGGTGTGTGGAATCGgatgcatttatgtttaagaTTGCCATAAGCGAAAGACCACACACAAGACGAGGCATTTTGTCAGTTATCAGTTCAATCTACGATCCTTTGGGATTTCTCTCACCGCTACTACTGCCTTCGAAGTTGTTGTTGCAGGAGTTATGTAGAAGAAACATTGGATGGGACAATGAAATGCCACAGTCACTTTTATGTCAGTGGTCAGAGTGGCTGCAAGATCTCAACAAGGTAGCTATGGTAAAGGTGGACAGATGTATCAAGCCGAAGGAGTTTGGAAAGATCGAGTTGGCTCAATTGCATCACTTTTCAGATGCAAGTGAATGTGGTTATGGAACAGTCTCTTACTTGCGTCTGGAAGATGAAAACAAAGAAGTGAGACTTTCCTTTATGCTTGGAAAATCTAGAGTTGCTCCTTTAAAGCAGATAACCATACCCAGACTTGAACTTGCAGCTGCTGTTTTAGCAGTCAAAATTGACAAGATGCTCAAGAAGGAACTTCAACTGGATTTGGCCAAATCAGTGTTTTGGACGGACAGCCAAACTGTATTGAAATACATAGCCAATGATGCCAAGAGGTTTCATACATTTGACAAGACAAATAGAGTGTCAGTCATCAGGGATGCAACAGATGTTGTACAATGGAGACATATTGGAACAAAATTAAATCCTGCTGATGATGCCTCTAGAGGCATGTCCATTGAACATTTTTTGAAAGCCAACAGATGGATACAAGGTCCAGACTTTCTATTGGACGTCCCAGAGAAATGGCCTCATTCGTATATTGACCGAGGCTTAAAGGATGATCCAGAGGTTAAAAAGGACACAGTGGTAGTAGCTGCCATTTCCAAATGTTCTGACAGTGCCACTCATCAACTTTTGAACTCTTTTTCTGATTGGAGAAAATTGAAAACTGCAGTGGCATGGGTTTTAAAGTTCAAAGAAGTGCTTTTGAAGCTCAAGCAACACAGAAAGTTTATTCCAGTCCTCATTTACTTCTGGGACTAA